From the Candidatus Bathyarchaeia archaeon genome, one window contains:
- the pstA gene encoding phosphate ABC transporter permease PstA → MSNRSMRGFKDRLALVLGALCVLLAMVPLLSILFDVVVRGGPALSLEFLTSPPGVIGQPGGGISNSIEGTLILVGLACIIGLPLGLLSGVFLAEFGDNQYGRVIRFLNDVFSEFPSIVVGILAYTLVVVPLGSFSTIAGAFALSIIMLPIVTRATEESLKLVPNSLRDAAMALGIRKWRATFSVVMSTGRGGVVTGVLLALARISGETAPLILTVLGSSLFFSGLGHPVDALPLRIWRLALLPYPYAQQQGWGAALVLILVVLTLNIGVRLATRGRFRSIGSQL, encoded by the coding sequence ATGTCGAATCGGTCAATGCGAGGCTTCAAGGACCGTCTCGCCTTGGTGCTCGGGGCGCTATGCGTCTTACTCGCGATGGTGCCTCTCCTCAGCATCCTGTTCGATGTCGTCGTTCGAGGGGGACCAGCTTTGAGCCTTGAGTTTCTAACGAGCCCACCAGGAGTCATAGGACAGCCCGGAGGAGGAATATCAAACTCGATCGAAGGTACTTTGATACTCGTGGGGCTCGCCTGTATCATTGGACTCCCTCTCGGACTTCTCTCAGGAGTGTTCTTGGCAGAGTTTGGAGACAACCAGTATGGTAGAGTCATCAGGTTTCTTAACGACGTTTTCTCAGAGTTCCCATCCATAGTCGTGGGTATTCTGGCCTACACTCTTGTAGTCGTGCCACTAGGAAGTTTCTCAACAATTGCAGGGGCGTTTGCTCTATCAATCATAATGCTCCCAATTGTCACTCGAGCGACCGAGGAATCCCTGAAGCTTGTTCCGAACTCCTTGCGTGACGCGGCGATGGCCTTGGGAATACGAAAATGGAGAGCGACCTTCAGCGTCGTGATGAGCACGGGAAGAGGGGGTGTTGTCACCGGAGTGTTACTCGCTTTGGCTAGAATCTCTGGGGAAACCGCCCCTCTGATACTAACGGTTCTGGGAAGCTCGTTGTTCTTCTCCGGGCTAGGTCATCCCGTGGACGCTCTCCCCTTAAGGATCTGGCGGCTAGCGTTGCTTCCGTACCCCTATGCGCAGCAACAGGGTTGGGGGGCGGCACTAGTCCTAATTCTGGTGGTTCTGACCTTAAACATCGGAGTAAGACTAGCAACCAGGGGAAGATTTCGATCAATAGGGTCACAGCTTTGA
- the pstB gene encoding phosphate ABC transporter ATP-binding protein PstB produces MEKPKIRTASLNAWYGATQALRNISLDMSEHCITAIIGPSGCGKSTFIRCLNRMHELVPRAKTSGAVMLDDSDIYARGVDPVSIRRKVGMVFQKPNPFPTMSAYDNVAAGLKLNGIRNQEKLDRAVKHSLEQAALWDEIKDSLFKSGASLSGGQQQRLCIARALAVEPEVILMDEPCSALDPIATSKIEGLMANLKERYTVVIVTHNMQQAARVADYTAFLYLGELVEFGETTQIFENPRNELTERYITGKFG; encoded by the coding sequence ATGGAGAAGCCGAAGATCCGAACTGCGAGCTTGAACGCGTGGTATGGAGCGACCCAAGCTCTCAGAAATATTTCTCTCGATATGAGCGAACATTGCATAACGGCAATAATCGGGCCTTCCGGATGCGGAAAATCGACCTTTATTCGATGCTTGAATAGAATGCACGAGTTGGTGCCTCGGGCCAAGACCTCTGGTGCGGTTATGCTGGATGATTCTGACATTTACGCGCGAGGGGTGGACCCGGTTTCGATCAGAAGGAAAGTAGGCATGGTTTTCCAGAAACCGAACCCATTCCCGACAATGTCGGCGTACGACAACGTTGCTGCAGGGTTGAAACTGAACGGAATAAGAAACCAAGAGAAGCTTGACAGAGCGGTCAAGCACAGTCTTGAACAGGCTGCACTCTGGGATGAAATCAAGGACTCTCTCTTCAAATCGGGCGCAAGCCTTTCAGGCGGCCAACAGCAGCGGCTCTGCATTGCCCGAGCACTTGCTGTCGAACCGGAGGTCATTCTGATGGATGAGCCCTGCTCAGCTCTGGACCCGATAGCAACTTCTAAGATTGAGGGACTGATGGCCAATCTGAAGGAGCGATACACGGTCGTTATCGTAACGCACAATATGCAGCAGGCCGCGCGGGTTGCTGACTATACGGCTTTTCTGTACCTTGGTGAGCTGGTGGAATTCGGCGAAACAACTCAAATATTCGAGAATCCGAGGAACGAGTTGACAGAACGCTACATAACTGGAAAGTTCGGCTAG
- a CDS encoding phosphate uptake regulator PhoU, with protein MARLMDMGLERLRNMIIDMGKLSDSTVSTAIDAYVQGKDMRDRIYGWSEELRMLQDEVSELAVELLARYQPVATDLRFIKSCMEIAYGLSRFGRYAHDISDVFGIFGDLSSCDKSSIKEAGEHTKSMIHLSIKAFNERDVELANRVRKMDDIVDNIYLNFVKRAAHGTGTDLKCTVSGTLILRYLERIADHATYVGESVLYITSGERSPRK; from the coding sequence TTGGCTAGACTAATGGACATGGGCCTCGAAAGGCTGAGGAACATGATTATCGACATGGGCAAACTTTCGGATAGTACGGTATCGACAGCCATTGACGCCTACGTTCAAGGGAAGGATATGCGGGATCGGATATACGGATGGTCCGAGGAGTTGCGCATGCTTCAGGACGAGGTCAGCGAACTCGCCGTGGAGCTACTAGCAAGATATCAGCCAGTTGCCACCGACCTTAGGTTCATCAAATCTTGTATGGAAATAGCCTATGGGCTTTCTCGATTCGGAAGATACGCTCACGACATCTCAGACGTATTCGGAATCTTCGGAGATCTATCTAGTTGCGACAAGTCCTCCATCAAGGAAGCCGGGGAGCACACTAAGAGCATGATACATCTGAGTATCAAGGCATTCAACGAGAGAGATGTGGAGCTCGCGAACCGAGTCCGGAAAATGGATGACATCGTGGACAATATCTATCTGAACTTCGTTAAGAGAGCGGCTCACGGTACCGGCACCGATTTGAAATGCACGGTGTCTGGAACTCTCATTCTAAGGTACCTGGAGAGGATAGCAGATCACGCTACTTATGTTGGCGAATCTGTTCTTTACATAACATCCGGGGAGCGAAGTCCACGAAAATAG
- a CDS encoding transposase — protein MKTVRQKHQASPELLRLLDEFRRMVNVCIAVGIEQNVSSLKTLSLKSYHRLSPNMLGYYRLGAISTATAILRNHRKANRKNPRTKLPYARKLMLTTCYGFKIKDGFLRFPVKPRQYVHVNLNSHTLKVISRFDVRSITLTPESLSMNYSKETTEIEPEGYVGIDRNLDNVTVASTDRTVRRFDLSKATAIKADYRYVKSRLTRNDSRTRARVFSKYGEKQRNRVQPILHNVSKRIVRGAKTGRYGIVMEKLTGLRRLYHRGNFQTRSYRARMNSWSYGELQRQIEYKARWEGVKVIYVPARNTSKRCSICGYKTLESTQRRLWCPHCGAILDRDENAARNIAAGGLRFSPNGPPVEAMVEEREPENATLILKVDGDKLSQQPTTTGINPTKT, from the coding sequence GTGAAAACGGTTAGACAGAAACATCAAGCCTCGCCCGAACTCCTGCGACTACTGGACGAGTTCAGACGTATGGTGAACGTCTGCATCGCTGTTGGAATAGAGCAGAACGTTTCCAGTCTCAAGACTCTCTCGTTGAAATCGTATCATCGTCTCAGCCCTAACATGCTCGGCTATTATAGGCTAGGAGCGATCAGCACAGCCACCGCAATACTCCGCAACCATCGAAAAGCCAACAGGAAGAATCCTCGAACAAAGCTTCCGTACGCCAGGAAGCTGATGCTGACCACCTGTTACGGGTTCAAGATAAAAGACGGTTTTCTCAGATTTCCGGTCAAACCACGACAGTACGTTCATGTCAACCTCAACAGTCACACGCTCAAGGTTATCTCCAGGTTTGACGTTCGCTCCATCACGCTGACCCCAGAATCGCTCAGCATGAACTACTCGAAAGAGACAACCGAGATTGAACCGGAAGGATACGTTGGGATAGACCGTAACCTGGACAATGTTACGGTCGCATCAACAGATCGGACAGTTCGAAGATTCGACCTCTCAAAGGCGACTGCAATCAAGGCCGATTATCGTTATGTTAAGAGTCGGCTCACGAGAAACGACTCCCGAACAAGAGCGCGAGTCTTCTCGAAGTATGGAGAGAAGCAGAGGAACCGTGTACAACCAATACTCCACAACGTGTCGAAGAGGATAGTTAGGGGTGCAAAGACCGGGCGGTATGGAATAGTCATGGAGAAGCTGACTGGACTGAGAAGGCTGTATCACAGAGGCAACTTCCAAACCAGAAGTTATCGTGCTAGGATGAACAGCTGGAGCTATGGAGAGCTTCAACGACAGATAGAGTACAAGGCACGATGGGAAGGAGTGAAGGTAATCTACGTTCCTGCTAGGAACACGTCCAAGCGGTGCTCGATATGCGGGTACAAGACCCTAGAGAGCACCCAACGAAGACTATGGTGTCCACACTGTGGCGCCATTCTAGACAGGGACGAGAACGCAGCAAGGAACATAGCCGCGGGAGGGCTGAGGTTCAGCCCCAACGGGCCTCCAGTTGAAGCAATGGTAGAGGAACGGGAACCGGAGAACGCGACCCTAATCCTCAAAGTCGATGGAGACAAGTTAAGTCAACAACCCACAACTACGGGAATCAATCCGACAAAGACTTAA
- a CDS encoding DNA-directed RNA polymerase subunit H has protein sequence MVKKQDKEKELSYDVFKHELVPKHVLLNPEEAKEILGRYHIKPFQLPYVKSSDPAARTIGAKPGDIIKVIRRSATAGESDFYRYVVEDF, from the coding sequence TTGGTAAAGAAGCAGGACAAGGAGAAGGAGCTCTCTTACGACGTATTCAAGCACGAACTGGTTCCCAAACACGTCCTCCTAAATCCTGAAGAAGCAAAAGAGATCCTAGGCCGTTATCACATCAAACCCTTCCAGCTACCCTACGTCAAGTCTAGCGATCCCGCTGCCAGAACCATTGGCGCGAAGCCTGGGGATATCATCAAGGTCATCCGTAGAAGCGCTACCGCGGGCGAATCCGATTTTTACAGATATGTCGTGGAAGATTTTTGA
- a CDS encoding DNA-directed RNA polymerase subunit B → MAVTTQQLWNLSKEFIKDSGLVRQHVDSYNDFVERGLQAIVDEVGELPIEIGDYPLRIKLGKIEIGAPRVIEVDGTERSIYPAEARIRNLTYAAPLHMEMIPVIGEREGQPEMVYIGDLPVMLKSRICLLSKLSADDLIGVGEDPLDPGGYFIVNGSERVIVALEDLAANRILVDVEHTGVNPTYKAKIFSTTVGFRARIEVALKSDGGIYVTMPGIPSDIPLMILMRALGFEEDAKIAELVSTDSDIQDELEASYEKSLEANNSHDALLYLGNRLAPGQVDEYRLKKAESVLDRNFLPHLGRLPSERREKGLFLTEIAARIIEVKLGRRSADDKDHYANKRLKLAGSLLAELFRISFRNLTRDLKYQLERITIRRHIEFSIANAIRPGIITERVQHAIATGNWVRGRIGVTQLLDRTNFISTLSHLRRLQSPLSRSQPNLEARDLHPTHYGRLCPDETPEGSNCGLVKNLALSSSISVGIEPREMVDKLRRMGVSPIEESDKKLRATGGKAIVDGILAGYSKDPEALAGELREYRREGKLSSEVNISFHPPEAQGGRPDLHVNCDAGRVRRPLIVADGGRPRLTEDHLIQLEQGRITWQDLVRSGVVEMLDADEEENAYIAMYEHDLRKDHTHLEIAPYVMLGIAASMIPFPEHNQSPRNAYESAMAKQALGVFSTNFFTRVDSRSHLLHYAQTPIVQTKPMEVFNYLERPSGQNVVVAILSFQGYNMEDAIIINKSSVDRGLFRSTFYRIYEAESRQYLGGLRDKFEIPEAGIRGYRGDRYYRLIEEDGIISPEAEATGNTVLVGRTSPPRFMEEYREFEAKGPTKRDSSVTMRPSEQGTIDQVFVTESIEGSKLVKVKVRDLRVPELGDKFASRHGQKGVIGLLVPQEDMPFTIDGVVPDVIINPHAIPSRMTIGQFVETLGGKLASQMGEIMDGTAFENIGPQAIGDMLSKLGFQKSGRELLYNGITGEKLAAELFIGVVYYQKLHHMVADKMHARARGQVQMLTRQPTEGRARGGGLRFGEMERDCLIGHGASALLRDRLLEESDKYIAYVCETCGTLAYHDIKQNKYICRIDAEKAVISPVAISYAFKLLVQELMALGIAPRLNLEERA, encoded by the coding sequence ATGGCTGTAACAACCCAACAACTCTGGAACCTATCTAAAGAGTTCATCAAGGACAGCGGCCTGGTCCGCCAACACGTCGACTCCTACAACGACTTCGTTGAAAGAGGACTGCAAGCAATCGTTGACGAAGTAGGAGAATTACCAATAGAAATTGGAGATTACCCTCTACGGATCAAACTTGGCAAGATCGAGATTGGCGCACCTCGAGTAATCGAAGTAGACGGCACAGAGAGATCGATTTATCCGGCCGAAGCTAGAATCAGGAACCTAACCTACGCTGCTCCCCTGCACATGGAAATGATCCCTGTAATTGGGGAACGTGAGGGCCAACCCGAAATGGTCTACATCGGAGACCTGCCCGTTATGCTCAAATCGAGAATCTGTCTACTGTCCAAGCTCTCTGCCGATGATCTCATCGGTGTTGGAGAAGACCCACTTGACCCTGGAGGTTACTTCATAGTAAATGGATCAGAGAGGGTCATTGTTGCGCTCGAAGACCTCGCTGCGAACCGGATCCTCGTCGACGTTGAGCATACCGGCGTTAACCCAACCTACAAGGCCAAGATATTCTCCACCACAGTAGGATTCCGGGCACGGATTGAGGTCGCCCTGAAAAGCGACGGCGGAATCTACGTGACAATGCCCGGGATTCCAAGCGACATCCCCCTGATGATACTCATGCGAGCGCTTGGTTTCGAGGAAGACGCCAAGATCGCTGAGCTAGTCAGCACAGACTCTGACATACAGGACGAGCTTGAAGCATCTTACGAAAAATCGTTAGAAGCCAACAACAGTCATGACGCCCTTCTCTATCTAGGCAACCGTCTAGCCCCAGGGCAGGTTGACGAATACAGACTAAAGAAGGCAGAGTCTGTCTTGGACAGAAACTTCCTCCCACACCTTGGCAGATTGCCTTCAGAGCGCAGAGAAAAGGGTCTCTTCCTAACAGAAATCGCTGCGCGAATCATAGAGGTCAAGCTTGGAAGAAGGAGCGCCGATGACAAGGACCATTACGCGAACAAGAGACTAAAGCTAGCCGGTTCCCTCCTGGCAGAGCTCTTCCGAATATCTTTTCGAAACCTTACCCGAGATCTCAAGTATCAACTTGAGAGAATAACTATCAGACGGCACATAGAATTCTCCATTGCCAACGCCATACGCCCAGGAATTATCACCGAAAGAGTTCAGCACGCAATCGCTACGGGGAACTGGGTGCGGGGCAGAATCGGAGTTACACAACTCCTAGATCGCACCAATTTCATAAGCACTCTAAGCCATCTTAGGAGGTTGCAATCTCCCCTCAGCCGCAGTCAACCAAACCTCGAAGCAAGAGACCTTCATCCGACTCATTATGGAAGACTCTGTCCAGACGAGACTCCTGAAGGATCGAACTGCGGGCTTGTGAAGAATCTCGCGCTCTCGAGCAGCATATCCGTTGGAATCGAACCGCGTGAAATGGTAGACAAGTTGCGTAGAATGGGTGTGAGCCCGATCGAGGAATCTGACAAGAAACTCCGAGCAACAGGAGGCAAGGCCATAGTCGACGGGATACTGGCAGGGTACTCCAAGGATCCCGAAGCTCTCGCGGGCGAACTCAGAGAATACCGGCGCGAGGGAAAACTAAGCTCTGAAGTGAATATCTCCTTCCACCCACCTGAGGCCCAGGGAGGACGGCCAGACCTGCACGTAAATTGCGACGCGGGAAGGGTCCGACGTCCATTGATAGTAGCTGACGGTGGCAGGCCGCGACTGACTGAGGACCATCTCATACAACTAGAACAAGGGCGAATCACCTGGCAAGACCTGGTGAGGTCAGGGGTCGTAGAGATGCTCGATGCCGACGAAGAGGAGAACGCCTACATCGCGATGTATGAACACGACCTCAGAAAAGATCACACCCATCTCGAGATCGCCCCGTACGTAATGCTCGGGATAGCTGCTAGCATGATTCCATTCCCCGAGCACAACCAGTCTCCTCGAAACGCGTATGAATCAGCTATGGCGAAACAAGCCCTCGGCGTTTTCTCAACCAACTTCTTCACCAGGGTGGACTCGCGTTCACATCTCTTGCATTATGCGCAGACCCCGATTGTTCAGACGAAGCCGATGGAGGTCTTCAACTATCTCGAACGTCCATCCGGACAAAATGTCGTTGTGGCGATTCTCTCCTTCCAAGGCTATAACATGGAAGACGCGATCATCATCAACAAATCCTCCGTTGACAGAGGCCTTTTCCGTTCTACATTCTACCGAATTTATGAAGCTGAGAGCAGACAGTACCTCGGAGGACTGCGGGACAAGTTCGAGATTCCGGAAGCAGGAATTAGAGGATACCGCGGCGACCGCTACTACCGACTCATAGAGGAAGACGGAATCATCTCCCCTGAAGCAGAAGCCACCGGAAACACCGTCCTGGTAGGAAGAACAAGCCCGCCAAGATTCATGGAGGAGTACCGTGAGTTTGAGGCAAAAGGTCCGACGAAACGCGACTCTTCAGTGACGATGAGACCCTCAGAGCAGGGAACCATCGATCAGGTATTCGTAACTGAATCGATCGAAGGAAGCAAGCTCGTTAAGGTCAAAGTAAGAGACCTTCGAGTCCCCGAACTAGGCGACAAGTTCGCGTCACGTCATGGGCAGAAAGGAGTGATCGGACTGCTTGTCCCCCAGGAAGACATGCCCTTCACCATCGACGGGGTCGTCCCGGATGTTATCATCAATCCCCATGCAATACCGTCGAGAATGACGATCGGACAGTTCGTAGAGACATTAGGTGGAAAACTAGCATCGCAAATGGGAGAAATAATGGACGGAACAGCCTTCGAAAACATAGGACCCCAGGCCATAGGTGATATGCTGTCGAAGCTCGGCTTCCAAAAGAGCGGACGAGAACTCCTCTATAACGGAATCACCGGAGAAAAGCTCGCCGCAGAACTGTTCATCGGAGTCGTCTACTACCAGAAACTCCACCACATGGTAGCCGACAAGATGCACGCCCGGGCAAGAGGCCAAGTCCAGATGCTCACCCGCCAACCCACAGAAGGCAGAGCTAGAGGGGGAGGATTACGATTCGGAGAAATGGAAAGAGACTGTCTCATCGGACACGGCGCCTCGGCTCTACTTCGAGACAGGTTGCTAGAGGAGTCTGATAAGTACATAGCCTACGTCTGCGAGACATGCGGCACCCTAGCCTACCACGACATCAAACAGAACAAGTACATCTGTCGGATCGACGCTGAGAAAGCCGTCATCTCTCCAGTCGCAATATCCTACGCGTTCAAGCTTCTGGTTCAAGAGCTCATGGCGCTTGGAATCGCACCCCGACTCAACCTAGAGGAGAGAGCATAA
- a CDS encoding DNA-directed RNA polymerase subunit A' has translation MALATMEEAHKVIQSIRFTLLSPSELRKLSAVEVQAADTYDEDGVPIVSGLMDGRLGTLEPRQKCKTCGNTASACPGHFGHIELAEPVIHVSFAKLIHRLLSITCRNCGRILLSEEKIEKFKVRHADLKQRLNTIPDAFLDEIIKDAKKAQQCPHCGQKQYPIEHGKPTTFHEIVAEGGAVRLTPSTVRERLERIPDDDLILLGMDPKAARPEWAVLQVMPVPPVSVRPSITLESGIRSEDDLTHKLVDIIRINQKLREALESGVPINIIQELHELLQYHVTTYFDNEVSGLPPARHRSGRALKTLVQRLKGKEGRFRGNLSGKRVDFSARTVVSPDPNLDINEVGVPLDVASRLTIPEKATDYNLDEMKKLIANGPDTYPGSLYIVRPDGRRVRLEFVTDRKVVAEALQPGFIVERHLRDGDIVLFNRQPSLHRMSIMAHRVRVLPYKTFRLNPTVCPPYNADFDGDEMNLHVPQGEEARTEARLLMQVQDQILSPRYGGPIIGAIRDSLTAAFLLTQKSTLLDRPDVSKLLAAAGFEGPMPEPAVTKPEEKWTGKQIFSIVLPKGFNFVSKSNLSSYYKCADCDKGVLHDCPYDAFIVIKDGVLEQGVIDKASIGAEKSESLFHRIVKDYGAEDARTFLNAVTKLLDRYMVLRGFTYAFDELEIPPAVKEKIAKAIAKAEEKVNEYIDSYRKGTLERLPGQSLEESLELYIMNELSRARDVAGDYADQYFQMDNSGVIMSRAGARGSTLNISQMTASVGQQSIRGKRILRGYRGRALSFFKPGDAGAAARGFVYNSYRDGLEPIEFFFHAMGGREGLVDTAVRTQQSGYMQRRLINALEHLRVEYDSTVRDSRGNIIQVRYGEDGVDTAKSDHGKAVNIDRLIERIRLTMKKGTAATKEYVEEEVDKANTTLSPLILNKLRQSLLNAKLPKSAVDETVLEAIENYKRALVEPGEAAGIVSAQSIGEPGTQMTLRTFHFAGVREQNVTLGLPRLIEIVDARKIPSTPNMTVYLDPKHRASREKAQEVATLLTHATLGDIASSFESDVTRMRIDVKLNPQAMREREIAVQDVREAVKPPNCEVKVEGYHVEIKSKELEIPQFRRLAGKLLVWHVKGLPAVRRALVIEEKGEWIVRTEGSSLALAFEVPGVDTSRTVSNNINETAVVLGIEAARNVIIKEALGVLEEQGLDVDVRHVMLVADMMTSSGDVLQVGRHGVSGEKASTLAKAAFEITIPTIVDAAVKGIVDTLRGVAENVIVGQQVPMGTGLIEVSMSMSRKGSK, from the coding sequence ATGGCACTTGCAACGATGGAGGAGGCTCACAAGGTTATCCAGAGCATAAGATTCACACTACTATCACCCTCAGAACTCCGAAAACTATCCGCAGTCGAAGTTCAAGCCGCAGACACATACGACGAGGACGGAGTTCCCATCGTATCAGGCCTGATGGACGGCAGACTCGGAACCCTCGAACCCCGCCAAAAATGCAAGACCTGCGGTAACACTGCTTCTGCATGCCCGGGACACTTTGGCCACATAGAACTCGCCGAGCCAGTAATCCACGTGAGTTTTGCCAAGCTCATTCACCGTCTCCTCTCAATCACTTGCCGAAACTGCGGTAGAATACTTCTAAGCGAAGAGAAGATCGAGAAATTCAAAGTACGCCACGCCGACCTCAAACAAAGACTCAACACAATACCCGACGCTTTCCTAGACGAGATCATCAAGGACGCCAAGAAAGCCCAGCAGTGCCCTCACTGCGGACAGAAACAATACCCGATCGAACATGGCAAACCCACAACCTTTCATGAAATCGTTGCAGAAGGAGGCGCAGTACGCCTGACACCTAGCACAGTCCGAGAAAGGCTTGAGCGAATCCCTGACGATGACCTGATTCTTCTTGGAATGGACCCTAAGGCGGCCAGGCCGGAGTGGGCGGTTCTTCAGGTAATGCCCGTTCCCCCTGTCTCGGTCAGACCCTCGATCACTCTTGAGTCCGGCATCAGGTCGGAAGATGATCTCACTCACAAACTCGTGGACATAATCAGGATCAACCAGAAACTACGAGAAGCTCTTGAATCCGGGGTCCCGATCAACATCATCCAGGAACTACACGAACTACTCCAGTACCATGTAACCACCTACTTCGACAACGAAGTCTCAGGTCTCCCTCCCGCGAGACACCGATCGGGAAGAGCGTTGAAGACCCTAGTTCAGCGATTGAAAGGAAAAGAAGGAAGGTTCAGAGGTAATCTTTCGGGTAAGAGAGTTGACTTCTCGGCTAGGACGGTCGTGTCCCCTGACCCGAACCTAGACATCAACGAGGTAGGAGTACCGCTCGATGTCGCAAGCCGCCTGACGATTCCAGAGAAGGCCACCGACTACAATCTCGACGAGATGAAGAAACTCATTGCCAACGGCCCTGACACATACCCTGGGTCACTTTACATCGTCCGTCCCGATGGACGAAGAGTCCGACTCGAATTCGTCACAGACAGAAAGGTTGTCGCAGAAGCTCTGCAGCCAGGCTTCATAGTCGAGAGACATCTCAGAGATGGCGACATTGTGCTCTTCAACCGCCAACCAAGCCTTCACAGAATGTCGATAATGGCCCACCGTGTAAGAGTGCTTCCCTACAAGACCTTCAGACTCAACCCAACCGTATGCCCGCCTTACAACGCAGACTTTGACGGTGACGAGATGAACTTGCATGTTCCACAAGGCGAAGAAGCCCGAACGGAAGCACGTCTGCTCATGCAGGTGCAAGACCAGATTCTATCGCCTAGATACGGCGGCCCGATCATCGGAGCAATCCGAGACTCTTTGACGGCTGCATTCCTCCTCACTCAGAAATCGACACTTCTAGATCGCCCGGATGTCTCGAAGCTTCTAGCCGCAGCTGGCTTCGAAGGACCTATGCCAGAGCCCGCGGTAACGAAGCCTGAAGAAAAGTGGACCGGAAAGCAGATTTTCAGCATTGTACTCCCGAAAGGATTCAACTTCGTCTCAAAATCCAACCTTTCAAGCTACTACAAGTGCGCGGACTGCGACAAAGGAGTCCTTCACGATTGCCCCTATGATGCGTTCATCGTGATCAAAGATGGCGTTCTAGAGCAGGGGGTCATTGACAAGGCCTCGATAGGAGCTGAAAAATCAGAGAGTCTCTTCCACAGAATAGTCAAGGACTATGGAGCCGAAGATGCACGAACATTTCTCAATGCCGTCACAAAGCTTCTCGACCGGTACATGGTACTTCGAGGCTTCACCTACGCGTTCGACGAACTGGAAATCCCGCCTGCAGTCAAGGAGAAGATCGCTAAGGCTATTGCGAAGGCAGAAGAGAAAGTCAACGAATATATTGACAGCTACCGTAAGGGAACCTTGGAACGGCTACCGGGACAGTCACTAGAAGAATCGCTAGAGCTCTACATCATGAACGAGCTCTCTAGAGCACGGGACGTTGCGGGCGATTACGCTGACCAGTACTTCCAGATGGACAACAGCGGCGTTATCATGAGCCGGGCTGGTGCCAGAGGCTCAACACTCAACATATCCCAGATGACCGCAAGCGTAGGCCAACAATCAATCAGAGGGAAAAGAATCCTCAGAGGATACAGGGGCAGAGCACTATCATTCTTCAAACCCGGAGACGCAGGAGCAGCCGCTCGAGGATTCGTCTACAACTCCTACCGAGACGGGCTTGAACCAATCGAATTCTTCTTCCACGCAATGGGAGGAAGAGAAGGACTCGTAGACACCGCAGTCAGAACCCAACAGAGCGGATACATGCAAAGACGACTAATCAACGCCCTAGAACATCTCAGGGTCGAATACGATTCGACCGTCAGAGATTCCCGAGGAAACATAATCCAAGTCCGCTACGGCGAAGACGGCGTTGACACGGCGAAGAGCGATCACGGCAAGGCCGTAAACATTGATCGACTGATCGAACGCATCAGGCTCACGATGAAGAAAGGAACTGCGGCGACCAAGGAATACGTCGAGGAGGAAGTAGACAAGGCGAACACCACTCTCTCACCACTGATACTCAACAAACTTCGACAGAGCCTGCTAAACGCGAAACTGCCCAAGTCGGCCGTGGACGAGACTGTCTTGGAGGCTATTGAGAACTACAAGCGCGCTCTCGTAGAGCCAGGTGAGGCTGCAGGGATAGTCTCCGCCCAGTCCATCGGCGAACCTGGCACACAAATGACCCTCAGGACCTTTCACTTCGCGGGAGTCCGAGAACAAAACGTCACTTTGGGTCTTCCTAGACTGATAGAGATCGTGGACGCTCGCAAAATCCCCTCGACTCCCAACATGACAGTATACTTGGACCCCAAGCACCGAGCTAGTCGAGAGAAGGCTCAGGAAGTAGCCACGCTGCTTACCCATGCTACTTTAGGGGATATCGCCAGTTCGTTCGAGTCCGATGTCACTCGGATGAGGATCGATGTAAAGCTCAATCCGCAGGCTATGAGAGAAAGAGAGATCGCAGTCCAAGACGTACGGGAAGCGGTGAAACCGCCGAACTGCGAGGTTAAGGTCGAAGGGTATCACGTAGAGATCAAATCGAAAGAGCTTGAGATTCCACAGTTCAGACGATTAGCAGGCAAGCTTCTGGTCTGGCACGTCAAAGGCTTGCCCGCTGTCCGAAGAGCCCTCGTTATCGAGGAAAAGGGCGAATGGATAGTCAGAACTGAAGGATCCAGCCTCGCACTGGCCTTCGAAGTCCCGGGCGTTGATACAAGCAGGACCGTCAGCAACAACATAAACGAGACGGCTGTCGTTCTTGGGATCGAGGCAGCCCGGAACGTGATAATCAAAGAAGCACTAGGAGTATTGGAGGAACAGGGGCTCGACGTCGACGTTAGACACGTGATGTTGGTGGCTGACATGATGACCTCTTCAGGCGATGTCCTTCAAGTCGGACGCCACGGCGTCAGCGGCGAGAAGGCAAGCACTCTTGCAAAGGCGGCGTTCGAGATCACAATCCCAACCATTGTGGATGCTGCTGTGAAAGGAATCGTGGACACTCTCAGGGGCGTTGCCGAGAACGTGATCGTCGGCCAGCAGGTGCCGATGGGAACAGGCCTGATAGAAGTCTCCATGTCGATGTCCCGAAAAGGGAGCAAGTAG